Within Conexibacter woesei DSM 14684, the genomic segment GGCCGTTGGCGACGGTGCGGAGCTTCAGATACGCTCGCGTCTTCAGACGCAGATTCGCGGCAAGGGGGCACGGGGCGGTGCAAGGATCCAGATGTCGGTGAAGTACGCGGTGCTGGGGCTGTTGGCGCAGCGCAGGGGCTATGGATACGACCTCGTGCAGCGCTTCGGGGAACAGGTCGGACCTGCGTGGCAGCTCAACGCGGGCGCGATCTACGTGGCGCTCGACAAGCTCGAGCAGGAAGGGCTGGTACGGCCGGTTCCGAGCGAGGACGGCGCGCCGTTGACGCGCCGCCGCACGGTTCGCGGTGCGCCGCGCGTGATCTACGAGCCGACGGCGAGAGGGATCGCGCGGTTCGAGGAGTGGATGGCCGCCGACTCGTCGATGGCGCCGCTGCGCGAGGAGCTGCACCTGAAGCTCGCGCTGTCGCGCCCGGGCAACCTGCCGCGCCTGATCGAGCTGACCTACGAGCAGGAGCAGACCTGCCTCGAACGGCTGGAGGAGTACATGGGCGCACGCAGCTTCGACGAGCTGCTCGCGTCCTCGCAGTCGTGGCCGGCGGTCGCGAGCGTGATGGTGCGCGACGCCGAGGTCGCGCACCTGCAGGCGACGGTCGAATGGCTGCGGCGCGTGCGCGAGGCGATGCGCTGGATGCAGGACCAGCCCGCGCTCGAAGCCCGCGACTGAGATGCCGCTGCTCGCGCTCGCCGGCGTCGCGAAGCGCTACACGCAGGGTTCGCGGTCGCACGTCGCACTCGACGACCTCGCGCTCGACGTCGAGAGCGGCGACTTCGTCGCGATCTGGGGCAGCAGCCGCTCGGGCAAGACGACGCTGCTGCGCGTCGCCGCCGGGCTGGAACGGCCCGACGCCGGGACCGTCACCTA encodes:
- a CDS encoding PadR family transcriptional regulator, with the translated sequence MSVKYAVLGLLAQRRGYGYDLVQRFGEQVGPAWQLNAGAIYVALDKLEQEGLVRPVPSEDGAPLTRRRTVRGAPRVIYEPTARGIARFEEWMAADSSMAPLREELHLKLALSRPGNLPRLIELTYEQEQTCLERLEEYMGARSFDELLASSQSWPAVASVMVRDAEVAHLQATVEWLRRVREAMRWMQDQPALEARD